Genomic DNA from Vagococcus luciliae:
GTAGAACAAATTCAAGAAGCTTTGACCCCTGAAACCATATTAGTGTCCATAATGTATGGAAATAATGAAATTGGAACATTGAATCCAATTAAAGAGATTGGTCAATTACTTCACGAAAAAAATGTTTTATTCCATACAGATGCGGTACAAGCATTTGGTAGTGAAGTAATAGATGTGAATGATTTGTTCGTTGATTATTTGACTATCTCTGCTCATAAAATTAATGGCCCTAAAGGTGTAGGGTTTACTTATATTCGTTCGACAAAACCAACGCCAGTCTTAATACAAGGTGGCGACCAAGAAGAAAAAAGACGAGCAGGAACCGAAAATCTTGCTGGAATAGTGGGATTAAAAACAGCTGTATCACTATTAACGCCAGAGAAAAAAGAAACCAATAAAGAAAAATATTTTATTTTTGAAAAAACAATTTTAGAAACACTTGATGAAGCTGGCATTGAGTATGTCATTAATGGTGATTTATCTAATAAATTACCTCATATTTTAAATATTTGGTTTAAAAATGTACCAAATCATGTACTATTATCACGATTAGATTTGGCTGGTTTTGCCATTTCGATTGGCTCTGCTTGTAGTGCTGGAGATGTGAAACCCTCACGAGTGATAGAAGCAATTCATTCGGATTCTTCAGCAGCTGCTAAAGAATCCGTTCGAATTAGTTTTGGTCAAGGAGTAACAGAAGATAATATTATGGATTTTTCACAAAGATTAGTAGCGACGATTCAATCAATGTTGAAAAATTAGTTGGTATTTGTAAACAGATTTATTATAATGAAAGTATCAATTTTATTAGGAGGATTATTATGTCATTTTTAGAAAAGGCAACAGTGGAAGGGTGCCCACAATGTTATAAAATAAATCCAAAAGCACGAACTTATACATTTAAAGATTATGGGTTTCAAGTGACGTCTTCAGGTAACTTACAACTTGCTAGACCATTAGATATTTCGCCACAAGCTAAACAAAGTCCAAAATTAAAAATTACTGTAGCAAAAGATTTAAAGACTTTAAAAATGTCTTTAACAACTGCTAATGGATTAAAAGCGATTAATATTTTCAAATCAGATGATCAAAAAGATAAACAAGAGCAATTTTACTACATTATGGAAGATTTAATGTCTTTTGATTGCCTTGAAAAAGCGTAAATCTATAAAAGAATTGTCATGTGACAGTTCTTTTTTTGTGCCAAAGAGATGATTTTATGCGACAAAAACGCTATAATGTAATAACTGAAAAAAATACGACCTTCAAATCGTAGTAGATTTTCAGAATCTATAAAAAGAAATGATGGTGATGAATTTGACAGATAATAGTCAAATTAAAGTAGTAGTCGGTATGAGTGGTGGTGTTGATTCATCTGTGACAGCACTACTTCTAAAAGAACAGGGATATGACGTTGTTGGAGTCTTTATGAAAAACTGGGACGATACGGATGAAAATGGTGTCTGTACGGCAACTGAAGATTACAAAGACGTGGCGAAAGTAGCGAATCAAATAGGTATCCCTTATTATTCTGTGAATTTTGAAAAAGAATACTGGGATCGCGTGTTTGAATATTTTTTAGCTGAATACAAACGTGGTAGAACACCAAATCCTGATGTCATGTGTAACAAAGAAATTAAATTTAAAGCCTTTCTAGATTATGCTATGCAACTTGGTGCTGATTACGTGGCGACAGGTCATTATGCCCAAGTCGTTCGTGATGAAGACGGAACATCTCACATGTTACGTGGGGTAGACCAAAATAAAGATCAAACGTACTTTTTAAGTCAACTTTCTCAGGAACAGTTATCAAAAACAATGTTTCCACTTGGACATATGGAGAAAAAAGAAGTTCGTGAGATTGCCGAAAAAGCTGGACTTGCAACTGCTAAAAAGAAGGATTCAACAGGTGTTTGTTTTATCGGTGAAAAGAATTTTAAAGAATTTCTTGGAAAATATTTACCAGCACAACCTGGAAAAATGGTCACGTTAGATGGTGATATTAAAGGAGACCATGCCGGATTAATGTATTATACCATTGGTCAAAGACAAGGATTAGGAATCGGTGGCGGTCAAGGTGAATCAAGCGAACCGTGGTTTGTTGTGGGAAAAGACTTATCAACAAATACCTTATATGTAGGACAAGGATTTCATCATGAAAACTTATATTCAACACACCTGGAAGCAAGTGACGTTCATTTCACCATTGATACACCAAAGCCAAAAGAATTTACGTGTACAGCTAAGTTTAGATATAGACAACAAGATGTTGGTGTCCGTGTGGTATTGTCAGAGGATCAAACACAAGCAACCGTTTATTTTGATGAACCAGTGAGAGCTATTACCCCTGGCCAAGCCGTTGTTTTTTATGATGGCATGGAATGCTTAGGTGGCGGATTAATCGATGCGGCGTTTTATGAAGATAAACAACGTCAATATATTTAATTAAAAAAGATATTGACAGAATGTTTTTAATACGATATAGTTTTGTGTGTAAGAAAAATAGATTAGTTAGGTGAGGCTCCTATACAAACATAGGCTACTGCCCAAAAATGTCGAGAGACGCCAATGGGTATAACAGAGATGATCGATATAAGGTTTTCTTTAACGTAGCTAAAGTTCTTGGTAACTTTTACGTTGTATAGTGCTAAAACTCAACGATTGGATCTCACAAGTTTATTTAATGTGTCTTTATGCCTTTCGTCGAGTTTTTGGACGAAAGGCTTTTTCGCGTTTTTTAATCAATAAAAGGAGGATTAATTGTTTTTTTAAATCAGCATTCTTACAAAAATAACGAACAAAGGAGATGGAAACACATGGAAGATAGTAGTCACGGTCGAAGTTACAAGGGTCATGAAGAGTGGAAAATAAAAAGAGTTTATTATTGTCTATCTGTTTCTACCTCAGAAAGATAACTTGATAGCTTGTAGCCACTTCTCAACAGACCCCAATAATAAGGAGGAATACACATGATACATACAAACTTGAGTGGTATGCTCTTTTTTATGGTCGGGTGTTTCTTATGGATACAATTAGTGGGAAAGAAGGTTACTACAATGGAAAAAAAAGAAGCAGTAAACTACAAATTTTTTGCACAAACAAGCGTTGATAAATTATTTTCAACATTTAAAACAAGCCTTAGTGGAATAAATAATAATGAGGCAGAAGTATTAAGAGATGAATACGGTGAAAATGTTATTTCACATAAAAAGAAAACACCATTTATTGTAGAAGTATTAAAAGCATATTTTACACCGTTCACAACAGTACTATTAGCATTAGCTATTATTTCATTTATAACTGATTATGTGATTGTTCCAACAGATGAAAGAGATTTAACAGGAGTCTTAATCATTGTGGCAATGGTTGTTTTAAGTGGAACTATGACACTTATTCAATCAGTCAAATCAAACAATGCAGCTGAAAAGCTTAGTAATATGGTAAAAGTGACAGCAACTGTTTTAAGAAAAGGTGAAGAAGTTGAACTACCTATCGAAGAAATTGTGTGTGGCGACATTATTAAATTATCAGCAGGAGATATGTTACCAGCAGACGTTAGATTGATTCGTACAAAAGATTTATTCGTCTCTCAAGCAGCTATGACAGGTGAAAGTTATCCTGTTGAAAAAAAAGACACATTTAGTATGAGTCAAAAAGATGCTGAAACAGACTATGAGAATATTGCATTTATGGGTAGTAATGTTGTGAGTGGTAGTGCCATTGGATTAGTCATAGCAGTTGGAAATGGTACATTATTTGGTCAAATTGCCAAAGATGTGTCCGAAAAACACACGATTACTAGTTTTGATGTTGGCATTTCAAAGACATCTTGGTTATTAATTCGTTTTATGATGGTGATGGCTCCAACAGTATTTTTGATTAATGGTTTAACAAAAGGTGACTGGTTAGAAGCATTTCTATTTGGTTTATCTGTTGCAGTTG
This window encodes:
- a CDS encoding cysteine desulfurase family protein — protein: MQAVYLDHAATTPMAPEVIEEMTRIMSSTFGNPSSVHQFGRQAEFELDMARDVVASSIGAQSREIVFNGGGSEGDNTVLFDVARQMKHQGNHIITTNVEHSAVIKPLKTLMEQGFDVTFLPVDKTGKVTVEQIQEALTPETILVSIMYGNNEIGTLNPIKEIGQLLHEKNVLFHTDAVQAFGSEVIDVNDLFVDYLTISAHKINGPKGVGFTYIRSTKPTPVLIQGGDQEEKRRAGTENLAGIVGLKTAVSLLTPEKKETNKEKYFIFEKTILETLDEAGIEYVINGDLSNKLPHILNIWFKNVPNHVLLSRLDLAGFAISIGSACSAGDVKPSRVIEAIHSDSSAAAKESVRISFGQGVTEDNIMDFSQRLVATIQSMLKN
- a CDS encoding DUF1831 domain-containing protein; amino-acid sequence: MSFLEKATVEGCPQCYKINPKARTYTFKDYGFQVTSSGNLQLARPLDISPQAKQSPKLKITVAKDLKTLKMSLTTANGLKAINIFKSDDQKDKQEQFYYIMEDLMSFDCLEKA
- the mnmA gene encoding tRNA 2-thiouridine(34) synthase MnmA, which gives rise to MTDNSQIKVVVGMSGGVDSSVTALLLKEQGYDVVGVFMKNWDDTDENGVCTATEDYKDVAKVANQIGIPYYSVNFEKEYWDRVFEYFLAEYKRGRTPNPDVMCNKEIKFKAFLDYAMQLGADYVATGHYAQVVRDEDGTSHMLRGVDQNKDQTYFLSQLSQEQLSKTMFPLGHMEKKEVREIAEKAGLATAKKKDSTGVCFIGEKNFKEFLGKYLPAQPGKMVTLDGDIKGDHAGLMYYTIGQRQGLGIGGGQGESSEPWFVVGKDLSTNTLYVGQGFHHENLYSTHLEASDVHFTIDTPKPKEFTCTAKFRYRQQDVGVRVVLSEDQTQATVYFDEPVRAITPGQAVVFYDGMECLGGGLIDAAFYEDKQRQYI